The following coding sequences lie in one Bicyclus anynana chromosome 21, ilBicAnyn1.1, whole genome shotgun sequence genomic window:
- the LOC112047974 gene encoding protein arginine N-methyltransferase 1 translates to MESMDVAQESTSSATTPATENGPDKNVTAEEMTSRDYYFDSYAHFGIHEEMLKDEVRTLTYRNAMYHNKHLFKGKTVLDIGCGTGILSMFAAKAGAARVIAVECSNIVDYARKIIEANRLSDVIEIVKGKVEEVELPVEKVDIIISEWMGYCLFYESMLDTVLYARDKWLHPDGMLFPDRCTLFICGIEDRQYKDEKINWWDDVYGFDMSSIRKVAISEPLVDVVDAKQVVTNSCLLKEIDLYTVKKEDLNFEAKFLLTVRRNDFIQALVTFFTVEFSKSHKRLGFSTAPEAPYTHWKQTVFYFDEYMTVKKGEEIMGTFSMRQNARNNRDLDFELEIAFKGELCQVQEKNHYRMR, encoded by the exons atggaAAGCATGGATGTCGCGCAAGAGAGTACATCTTCCGCAACAACGCCAGCGACGGAAAATG GGCCGGATAAGAACGTTACGGCTGAGGAGATGACCTCGCGTGACTATTACTTCGACTCGTACGCACATTTCGGCATCCACGAAGAAATGTTGAAAGACGAAGTCCGCACCCTCACCTATAGGAATGCTATGTATCATAACAAGCATCTATTTAAAGGAAAA ACTGTGCTAGACATAGGCTGCGGCACAGGCATCCTGTCCATGTTTGCTGCCAAGGCGGGTGCTGCCAGAGTGATCGCTGTGGAGTGCTCCAACATTGTGGACTATGCACGCAAGATCATTGAGGCTAATCGACTTAGTGATGTCATAGAAATTGTTAAAGGGAAG GTAGAGGAAGTTGAGCTGCCAGTGGAGAAGGTggacatcatcatatcagagtGGATGGGCTACTGCCTGTTCTATGAGAGCATGCTGGACACGGTGCTATATGCGCGGGACAAGTGGCTCCACCCTGACGGCATGCTGTTCCCAGATAG GTGCACATTGTTCATCTGCGGCATAGAGGACCGGCAGTACAAGGATGAGAAGATCAACTGGTGGGACGATGTGTATGGCTTTGACATGTCCTCCATCAGGAAGGTGGCCATTTCCGAGCCACTGGTTGATGTGGTTGATGCTAAACAG GTTGTCACTAACTCCTGTCTGCTGAAGGAAATAGATTTGTATACAGTCAAGAAGGAAGATCTGAATTTTGAAGCCAAGTTTCTTCTGACA GTGCGCCGCAACGACTTCATCCAGGCGCTGGTGACGTTCTTCACGGTGGAGTTCAGCAAGTCGCACAAGCGGCTCGGCTTCAGCACCGCCCCGGAGGCGCCCTACACGCACTGGAAGCAGACTGTCTTCTACTTCGACGAGTATATGACT GTGAAGAAAGGCGAGGAGATAATGGGCACTTTCTCGATGCGCCAGAACGCGCGCAACAACCGCGACCTGGACTTCGAGCTGGAGATCGCCTTCAAGGGCGAGCTGTGTCAGGTGCAGGAGAAGAACCACTACCGGATGCGCTGA